A stretch of the Alphaproteobacteria bacterium genome encodes the following:
- a CDS encoding outer membrane protein assembly factor BamD → MTRQTAQIVLRRGRAASLLAAIMFVLAACSGDNERAYVDRPVEDLYNIALDQLAAGDFAEAAIGFDEVERQHPYSIWATKAQLMAAYAHYANNAYDDAVVAADRFIQLHPSNRDTPYAYYLKAISFYEQIIDVGRDQSLTAQALQSLGEVIRRFPDSDYARDAGLKLDLVRDHLAGKEMEVGRFYQRRGDYLAALSRFRIVVRDYQTTTHVPEALHRINEVYSALGINDQAERTAAVLGYNYPGSEWYVDTYELTTGEAIRPPGQDRGILTRTWDWLF, encoded by the coding sequence ATGACCAGACAGACAGCCCAGATCGTCCTCCGCCGCGGCCGCGCTGCATCGCTGCTGGCCGCTATAATGTTCGTGCTTGCGGCCTGTTCCGGCGACAATGAGCGGGCCTATGTCGATAGGCCGGTGGAAGACCTCTACAACATTGCTCTCGACCAGCTGGCCGCAGGCGATTTTGCAGAAGCCGCCATTGGCTTTGACGAGGTGGAGCGACAACACCCCTACTCCATCTGGGCGACCAAGGCGCAGCTCATGGCCGCCTATGCGCACTATGCGAACAATGCCTATGACGACGCCGTCGTCGCGGCCGACCGGTTTATTCAGCTTCATCCGTCGAACCGTGACACGCCCTATGCCTATTATCTCAAAGCCATCTCATTCTATGAGCAGATCATTGATGTTGGTCGCGACCAATCGCTGACGGCACAGGCGCTGCAGTCGCTGGGCGAGGTCATTCGACGGTTCCCCGATAGCGATTATGCCCGCGATGCCGGACTGAAACTGGACCTGGTCCGCGACCATCTGGCCGGCAAGGAAATGGAGGTCGGGCGTTTCTACCAGCGACGTGGTGACTATCTGGCAGCGCTCAGCCGGTTCCGTATCGTGGTGCGGGATTACCAAACAACAACTCACGTTCCCGAAGCGCTGCACCGCATCAACGAGGTCTATTCCGCCCTCGGTATAAACGACCAGGCAGAACGCACCGCGGCTGTCCTCGGCTACAATTATCCCGGCAGCGAGTGGTATGTGGACACCTATGAACTCACCACCGGCGAGGCAATCCGCCCGCCCGGGCAGGATCGCGGAATCCTGACACGGACCTGGGACTGGCTGTTCTAG
- the lpxC gene encoding UDP-3-O-acyl-N-acetylglucosamine deacetylase gives MSSKDRPCEQPAATNAIASVTPLSTDSTTAGVQVQHTLKSSIQCSGIGLHSGATVTLVLHPAPESSGIVFRRRRGLRPTHIPAHWSHVVDTSLCTVVGDGDGTTVGTVEHLMAALAGCAIDNAVIELDGPEVPAMDGSSAPFVFLIECAGRAAQKAPRRAIQVQTPVGVTGDGKSLDIAPAAELTIHMAIEFSESMIGRQDVSFRLEEGSFKSHLARARTFGFDHEVSAMRSAGLALGGSLDNAVVLSGDRVLNDEGLRFPDEFVRHKALDCLGDLYLAGAPLTGAVTGWRSGHALNHALLQRLFSDDSAWQVTTLPASPVADVPVQPARQAVAGGL, from the coding sequence TTGTCCAGCAAAGACCGCCCCTGCGAACAACCTGCCGCCACCAACGCCATTGCGTCGGTCACACCACTCTCCACCGATTCCACCACAGCCGGTGTGCAAGTTCAGCACACCCTGAAATCGTCCATTCAGTGCAGCGGGATCGGCCTTCACTCCGGTGCCACCGTCACGTTGGTGCTTCATCCCGCCCCTGAGAGCTCCGGTATCGTCTTCCGCCGCCGGCGCGGGCTGCGCCCGACCCATATTCCCGCCCATTGGAGCCACGTGGTGGATACTTCGCTGTGCACCGTTGTCGGCGATGGTGACGGCACGACCGTCGGTACTGTGGAGCACCTGATGGCCGCGCTGGCCGGCTGCGCTATCGATAATGCAGTAATTGAGCTGGACGGGCCGGAAGTGCCGGCCATGGATGGCAGCAGCGCTCCTTTTGTCTTTCTGATTGAGTGCGCCGGCCGGGCTGCCCAGAAGGCGCCGCGCCGCGCCATTCAGGTTCAGACGCCGGTCGGTGTGACGGGCGACGGAAAGTCGCTGGATATTGCGCCCGCGGCCGAACTCACGATCCACATGGCCATCGAGTTCAGCGAATCAATGATCGGCCGCCAGGACGTCTCTTTCCGTCTGGAGGAAGGCAGCTTCAAATCACATCTGGCCCGGGCCCGCACGTTCGGCTTCGATCACGAGGTCAGCGCCATGCGGTCCGCCGGGCTGGCGCTTGGCGGCTCACTGGACAATGCGGTGGTACTCAGCGGTGATCGGGTCCTCAACGATGAAGGCCTGCGTTTTCCGGACGAATTTGTGCGCCACAAGGCGCTGGATTGCCTGGGCGACCTCTATCTGGCTGGCGCGCCGCTGACTGGCGCCGTCACTGGCTGGCGCTCTGGCCACGCCCTCAACCATGCCCTGCTGCAACGGCTGTTTTCCGACGACAGTGCCTGGCAGGTGACGACCTTGCCTGCGTCGCCGGTCGCAGACGTGCCGGTTCAGCCTGCCCGCCAGGCGGTGGCCGGCGGCTTGTAG
- the ftsZ gene encoding cell division protein FtsZ produces the protein MTIHLSMPRNEPELRPRITVIGVGGAGGNAVDNMIRSNLEGVEFIIANTDCQALSQSACERQIKLGINITRGLGAGARPDVGRAAAEEAMEELLDHLGDANMVFITAGMGGGTGTGAAPVIARAARERGILTIGVVTKPFHFEGTHRMRIADAGIDELQNYVDTLIVIPNQNLFRVANERTTFADAFKMADDVLYSGVRGVTDLMIMPGLINLDFADIRSVMGEMGKAMMGTGEGDGERRALDAAEAAISNPLLDDVSMEGARGILINVTGGMDMTLFEVDEAANRIRAEVDPNANIIFGSTFHEEMEGTMRVSVVATGIDVDQVSATRPHLKVVHDAVAEKTVGQGEPQPVVAVAASSPPASDDAQAATAQPTEEDAPPADTLVHAAASSSDDHAPSSNEGHMDQAAAETATTPDSGETALAARAHGEPFIAPPPVTTGRRPAVSRPEPFAEADMVNGRGQPMRGRRGPSLFERVTGTGRARRRPDETRDPEASAATAGPVATRPATTGEPAPAPRQPEAAAEHPARPAGRPQVVARQATPQAQLGGLTATERPGRTPHEDDLLDIPAFLRRQAN, from the coding sequence ATGACCATTCACCTCAGCATGCCCAGGAACGAGCCCGAACTACGGCCACGCATTACGGTCATTGGCGTTGGCGGCGCTGGCGGCAACGCCGTAGACAACATGATTCGCTCCAACCTGGAGGGAGTCGAGTTCATCATCGCCAACACCGATTGTCAGGCTCTGTCACAGTCTGCCTGCGAACGGCAGATCAAGCTCGGCATCAACATCACCCGCGGCCTCGGCGCGGGTGCGCGACCAGACGTCGGGCGGGCGGCCGCCGAAGAAGCCATGGAAGAGCTGCTCGACCATCTGGGTGATGCAAACATGGTGTTCATTACGGCCGGCATGGGCGGCGGAACCGGCACCGGCGCAGCCCCGGTCATTGCCCGCGCCGCACGGGAGCGCGGCATCCTGACGATTGGCGTTGTCACCAAGCCGTTCCACTTTGAAGGCACGCACAGAATGCGGATTGCCGATGCCGGCATTGACGAGTTGCAGAACTATGTGGACACGCTGATTGTCATTCCCAATCAGAATCTGTTCCGCGTCGCCAATGAACGAACGACCTTCGCCGACGCATTCAAGATGGCTGACGACGTCCTGTACTCCGGTGTGCGAGGCGTCACTGACCTGATGATCATGCCGGGCCTGATTAACCTGGATTTTGCCGACATTCGCTCCGTCATGGGCGAAATGGGCAAGGCCATGATGGGAACCGGTGAAGGCGATGGCGAGCGGCGCGCGCTCGACGCGGCCGAAGCCGCCATCTCCAATCCGCTTCTGGACGATGTCTCCATGGAAGGCGCCCGTGGCATCCTGATCAATGTCACCGGTGGCATGGACATGACACTGTTCGAGGTCGACGAGGCGGCAAACCGTATCCGTGCCGAAGTCGATCCCAATGCCAACATCATCTTCGGTTCAACCTTTCACGAGGAGATGGAAGGCACCATGCGTGTCAGCGTTGTCGCCACCGGCATCGATGTGGATCAGGTATCGGCCACGCGACCGCATCTGAAAGTGGTCCACGATGCGGTGGCGGAAAAGACCGTCGGTCAGGGCGAGCCGCAACCGGTGGTCGCGGTAGCCGCTTCCAGCCCACCAGCGTCAGATGACGCGCAGGCGGCAACGGCACAGCCCACCGAAGAAGACGCACCACCGGCAGACACTCTCGTCCATGCGGCGGCATCTTCCAGCGACGACCATGCGCCGTCTTCCAACGAAGGCCATATGGACCAGGCCGCGGCGGAGACCGCCACGACTCCTGACAGCGGTGAAACGGCGCTCGCCGCCCGGGCTCACGGCGAGCCCTTCATTGCGCCACCGCCGGTGACCACCGGCCGGCGGCCGGCGGTTTCCCGGCCCGAGCCCTTCGCCGAAGCCGACATGGTCAATGGCCGCGGCCAACCGATGCGCGGGCGCCGGGGGCCGAGCCTGTTCGAACGGGTCACCGGCACCGGTCGCGCCCGTCGCCGGCCGGACGAGACGCGTGATCCCGAAGCCTCGGCCGCCACAGCGGGACCAGTCGCGACCAGGCCCGCGACGACCGGCGAACCGGCGCCCGCGCCGCGCCAACCGGAAGCCGCGGCGGAACACCCTGCCAGGCCGGCCGGCCGGCCGCAGGTGGTTGCCCGGCAGGCCACCCCGCAGGCGCAACTCGGCGGCCTGACCGCCACCGAGCGCCCCGGCCGTACGCCGCACGAGGACGATTTGTTGGATATCCCGGCCTTCCTGCGCCGGCAGGCCAACTGA
- the ftsA gene encoding cell division protein FtsA: protein MSGRKRRNGHALSRGSTIAALDVGTAKVCCFIAKLEASGPRVIGIGHQIAQGVRAGAIVDMEAAEQAIRATVQAAEQMCGETIREVHVNVSCGVPTSSRIHVDVAIAGHEVSASDVRRAMMEGGQGDFEDNRRILHRIPIDHAIDDTTGIADPTGMFGDRLALTLHRVDAAPGPVRNLETVIERAHLDVAGLVTTPYASGLACLADDESDLGVTLVDIGAGTTSLALFFGGRLIHQDVLPVGGGHVTGDLARGLTTPLLHAERIKVLFGSLLPSRTDDHEMVEVTPVGESDSVQPNQVPRALINSIVRPRVEEILEMVRDRLHASGFDRLVGRRAVITGGASQTPGMQDYAGRVLDKQVRIARPAYISGLAEATGGPAFSTAAGLLTYALNAPDGPDYGPRPTDRTLPALGMFGRVGGWLRDHF from the coding sequence ATGAGCGGTCGAAAACGCCGGAACGGTCACGCCCTGTCACGCGGCAGCACGATCGCCGCCCTCGACGTGGGAACGGCCAAGGTCTGCTGCTTTATCGCCAAGCTGGAAGCCAGCGGGCCGCGCGTCATCGGTATCGGCCACCAGATCGCCCAGGGCGTACGCGCTGGCGCCATCGTCGATATGGAAGCGGCGGAGCAAGCCATTCGCGCCACCGTACAGGCGGCGGAGCAGATGTGCGGTGAGACCATTCGCGAGGTCCATGTCAATGTGTCCTGCGGGGTTCCCACATCGTCCCGCATCCATGTGGACGTCGCCATCGCCGGCCATGAGGTCAGCGCCAGCGACGTTCGCCGCGCCATGATGGAAGGCGGACAGGGCGACTTCGAAGACAATCGTCGCATCCTTCATCGTATTCCCATCGATCATGCGATTGACGACACGACAGGGATCGCTGATCCGACCGGCATGTTTGGCGACCGGCTGGCCTTGACCCTGCACCGCGTAGACGCGGCGCCGGGGCCTGTGCGCAATCTGGAAACCGTCATCGAACGGGCCCACCTGGACGTGGCCGGCCTGGTGACTACGCCCTATGCGTCCGGTCTGGCCTGCCTGGCCGATGATGAGAGCGACCTTGGCGTCACTCTGGTGGACATCGGCGCCGGCACAACATCCCTCGCCCTGTTTTTCGGTGGCCGCCTGATTCACCAGGACGTACTGCCGGTCGGCGGCGGTCATGTCACCGGTGATCTGGCGCGCGGACTGACCACGCCGCTGTTGCATGCCGAACGGATCAAAGTGCTCTTCGGCAGCCTGCTGCCGAGCCGCACCGATGATCATGAAATGGTTGAAGTCACGCCCGTCGGTGAAAGCGACAGCGTCCAGCCCAATCAGGTGCCACGCGCCCTGATAAACAGCATCGTCCGGCCACGAGTCGAGGAAATCCTCGAAATGGTTCGCGACCGCTTGCACGCCAGCGGCTTTGACCGCCTGGTCGGCCGTCGTGCGGTGATCACCGGCGGCGCCAGCCAGACCCCGGGCATGCAGGACTATGCCGGCCGGGTTCTGGACAAGCAGGTGCGGATCGCCCGGCCCGCCTACATCAGCGGCCTGGCCGAAGCGACCGGCGGTCCGGCGTTCTCCACCGCCGCCGGCCTGCTGACCTACGCCCTGAACGCACCGGACGGACCCGACTACGGCCCGCGTCCCACCGACCGCACGCTTCCCGCACTCGGCATGTTTGGCCGTGTTGGCGGGTGGCTGCGTGACCATTTCTGA
- a CDS encoding FtsQ-type POTRA domain-containing protein: MPRLRQSRASAGRPGARAWRGMAWLGERLLSRRGITVAGALAVTLSGAWLWHDGGVTALNQSLAQATNQAARAMGLRVESILVSGRQETSQAALLAAIGVRRGDSLVGADTGAIRRQVEALPWVASAAVARHLPDTLYVTIAERRPVAFWQASGQLVLIDATGVRIEAIASGLPVPRRFAHLPVVAGDGGLDHLSELLAMMADAPDIASQVTGAVRVSERRWNLRLSTGVNLLLPEAGPTAALQRLRQVDHAHGLLSRDILSIDLRLPDRVIIRLPGVSATHVVAVGEDT, encoded by the coding sequence ATGCCACGCCTGAGACAGTCGCGGGCCTCTGCCGGCCGCCCCGGCGCACGCGCCTGGCGTGGCATGGCCTGGCTGGGCGAGCGACTCTTGTCCCGCCGCGGCATTACGGTTGCCGGTGCGCTCGCGGTCACCTTGTCAGGCGCCTGGCTGTGGCATGACGGCGGTGTAACCGCCCTCAATCAATCGCTGGCCCAGGCAACCAACCAGGCTGCACGGGCCATGGGTCTGCGCGTCGAGTCCATTCTGGTCAGCGGCCGGCAAGAAACCTCACAGGCCGCCCTGCTGGCTGCGATAGGCGTCCGTCGCGGCGACTCCCTGGTCGGCGCAGACACCGGCGCCATCCGCCGGCAGGTTGAAGCTCTGCCCTGGGTTGCCAGCGCCGCCGTCGCCCGACACCTGCCCGACACGCTGTATGTGACCATAGCGGAGCGCCGGCCGGTCGCGTTCTGGCAAGCGTCCGGGCAACTGGTGCTGATCGACGCGACCGGAGTGAGGATAGAGGCCATCGCGTCCGGCCTGCCGGTGCCCCGCCGTTTTGCCCATCTGCCGGTGGTCGCCGGGGACGGCGGGCTGGATCATCTGAGCGAGCTGCTCGCCATGATGGCGGACGCGCCGGATATCGCCAGCCAGGTCACAGGGGCGGTGCGCGTATCCGAACGGCGGTGGAATCTGCGCCTGTCCACAGGCGTCAATCTGCTTCTGCCAGAGGCCGGCCCGACCGCCGCCCTCCAGCGGCTGCGCCAGGTCGATCACGCGCACGGTTTGCTGTCGCGTGACATTCTGTCGATTGATCTGCGGCTGCCGGATCGCGTGATCATCCGTTTGCCAGGTGTTTCCGCCACTCATGTTGTTGCCGTCGGAGAGGACACATGA
- a CDS encoding D-alanine--D-alanine ligase, which produces MTRHVAVLMGGQSAEREVSLSSGDACARALRDKGFRVSEVDAGQNLALDLDRLRPDVCFNALHGRFGEDGCVQGLLEVLRIPYTHSGVTASAIAMDKALAKRLFSAAGLRCTDGLVVPTAEINARDPLQRPYVVKPVREGSTFGVRIVEPGDNRPPIDSDWRYGEQALVEPYVPGRELTVGVMGDRPLAVTDIVTNTAIFDYRSKYTAGFATHVLPADIPSAVYDLAMESALTAHRTLGCSGVSRCDFRFDERHGAAGLHLLEINTQPGMTGISLVPEQAAHCGISFGDLVAWLVEEARCHA; this is translated from the coding sequence ATGACCCGACACGTCGCGGTGCTGATGGGCGGTCAGTCCGCCGAACGGGAGGTCTCGCTGTCCAGTGGCGATGCCTGCGCCCGCGCCCTGCGTGACAAGGGGTTCAGGGTCAGCGAGGTGGACGCCGGGCAGAACCTGGCCCTGGACCTGGATCGGCTGCGCCCGGACGTCTGCTTCAACGCCCTGCATGGTCGGTTTGGCGAAGATGGCTGCGTTCAGGGACTGCTCGAAGTGCTGCGCATTCCCTACACCCATTCCGGCGTTACCGCCTCAGCCATTGCCATGGATAAGGCGCTGGCCAAGCGCCTGTTCAGCGCCGCCGGCCTGCGCTGCACCGACGGTCTTGTGGTGCCGACGGCTGAAATCAACGCGCGCGATCCTCTGCAGCGGCCGTACGTGGTCAAACCCGTGCGCGAGGGATCAACCTTCGGCGTTCGCATTGTAGAGCCAGGTGACAACCGACCGCCGATTGACAGCGACTGGCGTTATGGCGAGCAGGCTTTGGTGGAGCCCTATGTGCCCGGTCGCGAACTGACGGTCGGCGTCATGGGCGACCGCCCGCTGGCAGTGACCGACATTGTTACGAACACGGCCATCTTCGACTACCGGTCCAAATATACGGCGGGCTTTGCAACCCATGTCTTGCCGGCTGATATCCCGTCGGCGGTTTATGACCTGGCCATGGAGTCGGCGCTTACCGCCCATCGCACACTGGGGTGTAGCGGCGTCAGCCGTTGTGACTTCCGCTTTGATGAACGGCATGGCGCGGCCGGCCTGCACCTGCTGGAGATCAATACCCAGCCCGGCATGACCGGCATCAGCCTGGTGCCGGAACAGGCAGCGCACTGTGGCATCAGTTTTGGCGACCTGGTCGCCTGGCTGGTGGAGGAGGCGCGATGCCACGCCTGA
- the murB gene encoding UDP-N-acetylmuramate dehydrogenase, with product MAAMRDDPLINRLPPVRGRLAANAPLGPMTWFRTGGPAEVLFRPADEDDLSSFLSALPADVPVTVLGVASNLLVRDGGIAGIVIRLGRRFASVTVDNERVSAGAGALDRTVALTAAAAGLSGLEFLYGVPGTIGGALRMNAGAYGREMVDVVVQARTMDRQGQAHVLSPADLGLTYRRSSLPQDWIILDTTLSGAPAARTEIEARMADIARQREESQPVRARTGGSTFANPTGEKAWRLIEQAGCRGLRIGDAMVSEKHCNFIINLGQASAADIENLGEEVRRRVEAASGIGLRWEIRRIGAPLPGTLRQDVPQETTP from the coding sequence ATGGCGGCCATGCGCGATGACCCGCTGATCAACCGTCTGCCGCCAGTGCGCGGACGATTGGCGGCCAACGCGCCGCTGGGTCCGATGACCTGGTTTCGCACCGGCGGGCCAGCCGAAGTCTTGTTCCGCCCGGCCGACGAAGACGATCTGTCCTCTTTCCTGTCGGCGCTGCCGGCGGACGTCCCGGTCACGGTGTTGGGAGTCGCGTCAAATCTACTGGTGCGGGACGGCGGCATTGCCGGCATCGTTATCCGGCTCGGCCGCCGCTTTGCAAGCGTCACGGTGGACAATGAGCGGGTCAGCGCCGGCGCCGGCGCCCTCGATCGTACCGTCGCCCTGACGGCGGCCGCGGCCGGCCTTTCCGGCCTTGAATTCCTCTATGGCGTTCCCGGCACCATCGGCGGCGCCCTGCGCATGAACGCCGGCGCTTATGGCCGGGAAATGGTGGATGTGGTGGTCCAGGCGCGGACCATGGACCGGCAGGGCCAGGCCCATGTGCTGAGTCCGGCGGACCTCGGCTTGACCTATCGCCGATCCAGCCTGCCGCAAGACTGGATCATCCTCGACACAACGCTCTCGGGCGCGCCTGCGGCGCGAACGGAGATCGAAGCTCGCATGGCGGACATCGCCCGCCAGCGGGAGGAGAGCCAGCCGGTGCGGGCCCGCACCGGCGGCTCGACCTTCGCCAATCCAACGGGCGAAAAAGCCTGGCGCCTGATTGAGCAGGCGGGCTGTCGCGGTCTGCGCATCGGTGACGCCATGGTGTCGGAGAAGCATTGCAACTTCATCATCAATCTGGGCCAGGCCAGCGCCGCTGACATCGAAAATCTGGGCGAGGAAGTCCGTCGCAGGGTAGAGGCGGCAAGCGGCATAGGTCTGCGGTGGGAGATCCGGCGCATCGGCGCGCCGTTGCCAGGCACCCTGCGGCAGGACGTGCCGCAGGAGACGACGCCATGA
- the murC gene encoding UDP-N-acetylmuramate--L-alanine ligase, protein MKALPLNIGTLHFVGIGGIGMSGIAEILHNLGYAVQGSDVAENANVQRLRAMGIPVTIGHGAENLGDCSAVVVSSAITRDNPETEAARQRFIPVVRRAEMLAELMRLKWSVAVGGTHGKTTTTSLVAHLLDTAGFDPTVINGGIINAYGTNARTGAGDWMVVEADESDGTFVKLPATIAIVTNMDPEHMEHYGSFNDLRAAFATFVENVPFYGFGVLCLDHPEVQTLIPEVRDRRLLTYGLNRQADVQASDVTAAQDGMHFTAIIGERVRGGGMLLEQLHLPMFGRHNVQNALAAIAVARELDIAPAHIRRGLSSFQGVKRRFTVTGTTGGVTVVDDYGHHPVEISAVLAAARDIARGRVIAVVQPHRFSRLHDLFEDFCTCFNDADCVIVCDVYSAGEKPIAGADRDSLVDGIRARGHRDVRPLPTADDLPQMIADLATAGDMVICLGAGSITQWANALPGALPGALPGPGARHTGSGR, encoded by the coding sequence ATGAAGGCGCTGCCCTTGAATATCGGCACCCTGCACTTCGTCGGCATCGGCGGTATCGGCATGAGCGGCATCGCCGAAATCCTGCACAACCTGGGCTATGCGGTGCAGGGCAGTGACGTGGCGGAGAACGCCAATGTTCAGCGACTGCGCGCGATGGGCATTCCCGTCACTATAGGCCACGGGGCGGAAAATCTGGGCGACTGCTCGGCGGTTGTCGTGTCATCAGCCATTACCCGTGACAATCCGGAAACCGAGGCGGCGCGCCAGCGATTCATTCCTGTGGTGCGGCGGGCGGAAATGCTGGCCGAACTGATGCGGCTCAAATGGTCAGTCGCGGTCGGCGGCACCCATGGCAAGACCACCACAACTTCGCTCGTCGCCCATCTGCTTGATACCGCCGGGTTTGATCCGACGGTGATCAACGGCGGCATCATCAATGCTTACGGCACCAACGCCCGCACCGGCGCCGGCGACTGGATGGTGGTGGAAGCCGACGAATCGGACGGCACGTTTGTCAAGCTGCCGGCGACCATTGCCATCGTCACGAATATGGACCCCGAACATATGGAGCACTACGGCTCCTTCAATGATCTGCGCGCCGCCTTCGCGACATTTGTCGAGAATGTCCCGTTCTACGGCTTCGGTGTGCTGTGCCTCGACCACCCGGAAGTGCAAACGCTGATTCCCGAGGTGCGCGACCGCCGCCTGCTGACCTATGGCCTGAATCGGCAGGCGGACGTTCAGGCGAGCGACGTCACCGCCGCCCAGGACGGTATGCACTTCACCGCCATCATCGGCGAGCGGGTCCGCGGCGGCGGGATGCTCCTGGAGCAGCTCCACCTTCCCATGTTTGGCCGCCACAACGTGCAGAACGCGCTTGCCGCCATCGCCGTCGCCCGTGAACTGGACATCGCCCCGGCGCATATTCGCCGCGGTCTCTCTTCCTTTCAGGGCGTCAAACGGCGGTTTACCGTCACCGGAACCACCGGCGGCGTCACGGTAGTCGATGACTATGGCCATCACCCGGTGGAAATCTCCGCGGTTCTGGCGGCAGCACGGGACATCGCCCGCGGCCGTGTCATCGCGGTGGTTCAACCCCATCGCTTCAGCCGCCTGCACGACCTGTTCGAGGATTTCTGCACCTGCTTCAACGATGCCGATTGCGTCATCGTGTGTGACGTCTATTCGGCTGGTGAAAAGCCGATTGCCGGCGCCGACCGCGACAGCCTGGTAGACGGCATCCGCGCCCGCGGTCACCGCGATGTCCGCCCGTTGCCAACCGCTGACGACCTGCCGCAGATGATCGCTGACCTGGCCACCGCCGGCGACATGGTGATCTGCCTCGGCGCCGGCTCCATCACCCAGTGGGCCAACGCCCTGCCTGGCGCCCTGCCCGGCGCTTTGCCCGGCCCTGGCGCCCGTCATACGGGGAGCGGGCGATGA
- the murG gene encoding undecaprenyldiphospho-muramoylpentapeptide beta-N-acetylglucosaminyltransferase, with product MNAPLAMARSATAPVGQIKSDGQGRLALLAAGGTGGHVFPALALAEILLARGFRVDLVTDRRGSAFHDLDPRMAVHRLFAGTTTGRGPLRKAAGAARLLLGVGQAWLRLMRLKPAVVVGFGGYPSLPALIAASRLGQPTVIHDQNAVLGRANRLLAPRASAIATSFASVAGLRPRDTGRIVCTGNPVRAAIARLAGSPYSAPQLDGPLDVLILGGSQGAHVFSAVVPEAIRRLPQHLQARLRIAQQVRPEDLAAVEAAYDGVSANITLRAFFTDVPQRLAAAHLVICRAGGSTVAELTTAGRPAILVPFPGALDQDQAANAQAMDEAGGGWLMPQSAFTPDALASRLQRLLTMPDLLIRAAAAAGALGRPDAAAALADLVAATARPVGGGRP from the coding sequence ATGAACGCGCCTCTCGCCATGGCACGCAGTGCCACCGCACCCGTCGGCCAGATCAAAAGCGATGGTCAGGGCCGTCTCGCCCTGCTGGCGGCTGGCGGCACCGGCGGCCACGTCTTTCCGGCCCTGGCTCTGGCGGAGATCTTGCTGGCGCGCGGCTTCCGGGTTGACCTGGTGACGGATCGGCGGGGCAGTGCTTTCCACGATCTGGACCCGCGCATGGCGGTCCATCGGTTGTTTGCCGGAACTACGACGGGGCGCGGCCCCCTGCGCAAGGCGGCAGGCGCTGCGCGCCTGTTGCTTGGCGTCGGCCAGGCCTGGCTGCGCCTGATGCGCCTCAAGCCTGCTGTGGTAGTGGGCTTTGGCGGCTATCCTTCGCTGCCCGCGTTGATTGCCGCCTCGCGCCTTGGACAGCCAACCGTCATTCACGATCAGAACGCCGTGCTCGGGCGGGCCAACCGCCTTCTGGCGCCACGCGCGTCGGCCATAGCCACGTCCTTTGCCAGCGTCGCCGGGCTGCGGCCGCGCGATACCGGTCGCATCGTCTGCACCGGCAACCCGGTGCGCGCCGCGATCGCCCGCCTGGCGGGATCGCCCTACAGCGCACCGCAACTGGATGGTCCTCTGGATGTGCTGATTCTGGGTGGAAGTCAGGGAGCCCATGTCTTCAGCGCCGTTGTACCGGAGGCCATCCGCCGCCTGCCGCAACACCTGCAGGCGCGGCTGCGTATTGCCCAGCAGGTGCGGCCGGAAGACCTGGCCGCGGTAGAGGCGGCCTATGACGGGGTGTCGGCAAACATCACTTTGCGGGCGTTCTTTACCGATGTGCCGCAGCGCCTGGCGGCCGCCCATCTGGTGATCTGCCGGGCCGGCGGATCAACCGTGGCGGAGCTGACAACAGCCGGCCGGCCGGCCATCCTGGTGCCCTTTCCCGGCGCTCTCGACCAGGACCAGGCGGCCAACGCCCAGGCCATGGACGAGGCCGGTGGCGGCTGGCTGATGCCGCAAAGCGCCTTCACGCCCGACGCCCTGGCCAGCCGCCTGCAGCGTCTGCTGACCATGCCGGATCTGCTTATCCGGGCCGCCGCGGCCGCCGGCGCGCTGGGCCGGCCGGACGCCGCCGCGGCGCTGGCTGATCTGGTGGCGGCCACCGCCCGGCCGGTAGGGGGCGGGCGACCATGA